A window from Phycisphaerae bacterium encodes these proteins:
- a CDS encoding ABC transporter permease, whose product MTIYIIRRFLLMIPTLAGITIVVFAISRLAPGDPVSLSLGPGGALDAQRAADVRAARMHLYGLDKPVYVQYATWLGRVVRFNFGDSIKHHRPVIDLIKERLPITLTLNLISFIIIYAISIPMGILSAVGRKKFIDRISSVMLLMLWSLPSMWVGQMLIGYLCGPPLNWFPSAGLSSNDAEQFPFFLWLSDRLWHLVLPVFCLTYAGFAYLTKLVRAGMLDNLRADYVRTARAKGLSNWAVIFRHAFRNSIIPVITIMATLLPAMFGGSIIIERIFSVSGMGLLAFEAVTTRDYNVVMGVATIAGFLNLIGLLLADIAYAMVDPRISFESVE is encoded by the coding sequence ATGACAATATATATAATCAGACGTTTTCTTTTGATGATACCCACGCTGGCTGGAATCACCATAGTTGTTTTTGCCATCAGCCGGTTGGCGCCGGGTGACCCCGTCAGCTTGTCTCTGGGGCCTGGCGGTGCGTTGGACGCCCAGCGTGCCGCCGATGTCCGTGCGGCGAGGATGCACCTCTATGGTCTCGACAAGCCGGTTTATGTCCAATATGCCACTTGGCTCGGACGTGTTGTCCGATTCAACTTTGGCGATTCAATCAAGCACCATAGACCGGTTATTGATCTTATTAAGGAACGTTTGCCCATAACCCTGACGTTGAACCTGATATCCTTCATAATTATTTACGCCATTTCTATACCTATGGGTATTCTGTCGGCTGTGGGGCGCAAAAAGTTCATCGACCGTATAAGTTCCGTGATGCTGCTGATGTTGTGGTCGTTGCCCTCGATGTGGGTTGGCCAAATGCTCATTGGTTATTTGTGCGGTCCGCCGCTTAACTGGTTTCCGTCAGCAGGTCTGTCCAGCAATGATGCGGAGCAGTTTCCTTTTTTCCTTTGGCTTTCCGACCGGCTGTGGCACTTGGTTCTGCCTGTTTTCTGCTTGACGTACGCTGGTTTCGCATATCTGACGAAGCTCGTCAGAGCCGGCATGCTCGATAATCTTCGCGCCGACTACGTCCGTACCGCAAGAGCCAAGGGGCTTTCCAACTGGGCTGTTATATTCAGACACGCCTTCCGGAACAGTATCATCCCTGTCATTACTATTATGGCTACGCTATTGCCCGCGATGTTCGGTGGCTCTATCATAATCGAGAGAATCTTCAGTGTTTCAGGTATGGGTCTGCTTGCCTTTGAGGCAGTAACAACTCGTGATTACAATGTTGTTATGGGTGTCGCTACCATAGCCGGTTTTCTGAATTTAATCGGCTTGCTGCTGGCTGATATTGCTTACGCTATGGTTGACCCGCGAATCAGTTTTGAATCCGTAGAGTGA
- a CDS encoding ABC transporter ATP-binding protein, which yields MADKSKLLEVKGLCVDFFTERGVAHAVQNVSFSIKEGQTFALVGESGCGKSVTALSIMRLVPSPPGTIVAGEIVFGNRNLFELGEKRMRAIRGNKIAMIFQEPMTSLNPVYTVGDQIVEAIELHQKKNANQAWADAVEMLQKVGIADPQQRVHEYPHQMSGGMRQRVMIAMAISCKPALLIADEPTTALDVTIQAQILDLLDELQERSGMSILLITHNLGVVAERADDVAVMYASRIAEAADSQKLFSEPLHPYTQGLLKSLPRLGYSAKRLQTIPGTVPDPLHFPSGCKFHPRCPIGNTDRRCQTVEPLLREVQGCRCVACWYAPGYETGEEYKEYESKYGKHKRLSA from the coding sequence ATGGCTGACAAAAGCAAACTGTTAGAAGTTAAAGGGCTTTGTGTCGATTTTTTCACCGAGCGGGGCGTTGCACACGCCGTGCAGAACGTCTCCTTTTCTATAAAAGAGGGACAAACATTCGCACTGGTCGGTGAAAGCGGCTGTGGAAAAAGCGTTACCGCGCTTTCGATTATGCGATTGGTGCCCTCTCCGCCGGGGACGATTGTTGCCGGGGAGATTGTGTTTGGTAATAGAAATCTGTTTGAACTCGGCGAGAAGCGAATGCGTGCCATTCGCGGGAATAAAATTGCTATGATTTTCCAGGAGCCTATGACCAGTCTCAATCCGGTTTATACGGTGGGCGATCAGATTGTTGAGGCTATTGAGCTCCATCAGAAAAAAAATGCGAACCAGGCCTGGGCAGATGCGGTTGAGATGCTGCAAAAGGTAGGCATCGCAGACCCTCAGCAGCGAGTACACGAGTATCCGCATCAGATGTCGGGTGGAATGCGGCAGCGGGTTATGATAGCTATGGCGATAAGCTGTAAGCCGGCGCTTTTGATAGCAGATGAGCCGACGACTGCCTTGGATGTAACAATTCAGGCACAGATACTGGATTTGCTCGACGAGCTGCAGGAACGAAGCGGTATGAGTATTTTGCTGATAACCCACAATTTGGGTGTGGTGGCTGAACGGGCCGACGATGTTGCTGTGATGTATGCATCGAGAATAGCAGAGGCAGCCGATTCGCAGAAGCTTTTTTCAGAACCTTTGCATCCATATACGCAGGGACTATTGAAATCGCTGCCGCGGTTGGGTTATTCAGCAAAACGTCTTCAGACGATTCCGGGGACAGTTCCTGATCCGCTGCATTTTCCGTCAGGCTGTAAATTTCATCCTCGCTGCCCGATAGGAAATACAGACAGGCGATGCCAAACCGTCGAGCCATTACTGCGTGAGGTTCAGGGATGCCGGTGTGTCGCATGCTGGTATGCACCGGGTTACGAAACTGGTGAAGAATATAAGGAATATGAGTCAAAATATGGCAAGCACAAACGGCTATCTGCTTAA
- a CDS encoding STAS domain-containing protein gives MGKTSVEITSDRNTAVVAFKTASISNVEEIASASRQIKEFIEQKHPKEVVVDFEGVKFFSSAVLGLLLDIRAKLKTYGGEVVISAINPQLYRVFKITHLDRIFKFFPDKADAVGAVSTD, from the coding sequence ATGGGCAAAACCAGCGTGGAAATAACCAGTGATAGAAATACCGCGGTAGTGGCTTTCAAAACCGCTTCGATAAGCAATGTGGAAGAAATAGCATCTGCTTCCAGGCAAATAAAGGAATTTATTGAGCAAAAGCATCCGAAGGAAGTGGTGGTTGATTTTGAAGGCGTAAAATTTTTCTCCTCTGCCGTCCTGGGGCTGCTTTTAGACATTCGCGCTAAACTGAAAACGTATGGTGGCGAAGTTGTGATAAGTGCGATAAACCCGCAGTTGTACAGGGTTTTCAAGATAACGCACCTTGACAGGATTTTCAAATTTTTCCCCGATAAAGCCGATGCTGTAGGGGCGGTAAGCACAGATTGA
- a CDS encoding ABC transporter permease has product MTKPNQQHKEWGTSYGEMVWHEFTRSKFIVVWLGFIILLFLLAIFAPFIANDKPFVIRIDGQQHYPLFRNLDAADYSIFLAATVGMVQILLICRNRKRIDPSIRSSVLWRQVFINTLISIIGVTLLYVFIPSWLDATDYKSMVASGKASGAVFAPVPYGYGRTDLKVREQPPNRQHWLGTDDVGSDVLCRLIHGSRISLSVGFVAVGISSIIGIIIGAILGYSGGKADFLGMRLVEIMMAVPVFFLIITIVAFFPRSLFNIMLIIGLTTWTEDARFVRAEFFKLRRQDFVQAAVSLGLPLRSILFRHMLPNAIAPVLVNATFGIAGAIFIEAALSFLGFGVAPPTPSWGQMLSLGVSTTGRFLWWLTLFPGLAIFFTVLAYNLVGEALRDAIDPRLRQA; this is encoded by the coding sequence ATGACTAAACCGAATCAACAGCATAAAGAATGGGGCACATCATACGGCGAGATGGTCTGGCATGAGTTCACCAGGAGTAAATTCATCGTCGTCTGGCTGGGCTTTATAATCCTGCTTTTTTTGCTGGCGATATTTGCCCCATTCATCGCAAATGACAAACCCTTTGTCATCAGAATTGACGGCCAGCAGCATTACCCGCTTTTTCGAAATCTTGACGCTGCCGATTACAGCATTTTTCTGGCTGCAACAGTCGGCATGGTTCAAATTCTGCTTATCTGTCGGAATCGCAAACGTATTGACCCCTCAATCCGTTCAAGTGTTCTCTGGCGGCAAGTGTTTATCAACACGCTCATTAGCATCATCGGTGTAACGTTACTTTACGTCTTCATACCCAGCTGGCTCGACGCGACCGACTACAAATCGATGGTTGCTTCAGGCAAGGCGTCCGGTGCCGTCTTTGCCCCAGTGCCTTACGGCTACGGCAGGACCGATTTGAAGGTCCGAGAGCAGCCGCCGAATAGGCAGCACTGGCTTGGAACTGACGACGTCGGCTCGGACGTTCTATGCCGGCTTATTCACGGTAGCAGAATTTCGTTGTCCGTCGGTTTCGTCGCCGTAGGTATATCGAGCATCATAGGAATAATAATAGGCGCGATACTTGGTTATTCGGGCGGCAAGGCCGACTTCCTCGGTATGCGATTAGTTGAGATTATGATGGCCGTGCCCGTCTTTTTCCTAATCATAACCATTGTCGCGTTTTTTCCTCGCAGCCTGTTTAACATAATGCTCATTATTGGCCTGACTACGTGGACCGAAGACGCCCGCTTCGTTCGCGCCGAGTTTTTCAAGCTGCGCAGGCAGGATTTCGTTCAGGCGGCCGTGTCGTTGGGCCTGCCTCTGAGAAGCATTCTCTTCAGGCATATGCTGCCGAACGCGATTGCGCCGGTGCTGGTCAACGCGACATTTGGCATTGCCGGGGCCATATTTATTGAAGCGGCGCTTAGCTTCTTGGGTTTTGGTGTTGCGCCGCCGACACCGAGTTGGGGACAGATGCTGAGCCTGGGCGTAAGCACAACCGGAAGGTTCCTGTGGTGGCTCACACTTTTTCCGGGACTGGCAATATTCTTTACCGTTCTGGCCTACAACCTTGTTGGTGAGGCCCTGCGGGATGCGATTGACCCGCGTTTGAGGCAAGCTTAA
- a CDS encoding ATP-binding cassette domain-containing protein, producing MASTNGYLLKVDNLKTWFPIKKGLLRRTAGFIKAVDGVSFGIKRGQTMGLVGESGCGKTTVARSIVRLTQATAGEVIFDQINVLSADKKESRELHRQISLVFQDPFSSLNPRMTVGNIIGEPLKVQRGVSGSELTERVAVLLSKVGLSAEHINRYPHEFSGGQRQRIGVARALVVGPKLVICDEPVSALDVSIQSQILNLLKDLQDEFGLTYLFIAHDLAVVEFFCDITAVMYMGRIVERASAEELYRNPVHPYTRALMSAIPQVERGWRAAKGAFGGEVPSVLNPPAGCPFHPRCPLAEDVCLKQAPALEEKGEGHFVACWKC from the coding sequence ATGGCAAGCACAAACGGCTATCTGCTTAAGGTTGATAATTTAAAGACCTGGTTTCCTATAAAGAAAGGTCTGTTGCGTCGAACCGCGGGTTTTATCAAGGCGGTTGACGGCGTGAGCTTCGGTATCAAAAGGGGACAGACGATGGGGCTGGTCGGTGAAAGCGGCTGCGGCAAGACGACAGTCGCCAGGAGCATAGTTCGGCTGACCCAGGCTACGGCAGGAGAGGTAATTTTTGACCAGATAAATGTTTTGTCGGCGGACAAAAAGGAATCGAGAGAGCTTCACCGGCAAATCAGCCTTGTTTTTCAGGACCCGTTTAGTTCGTTAAATCCGAGAATGACAGTCGGTAATATTATTGGAGAGCCGTTGAAGGTGCAAAGGGGAGTGTCCGGCAGCGAGTTGACCGAAAGAGTTGCGGTATTGCTTTCCAAAGTGGGTCTGTCAGCCGAACATATAAACCGTTATCCGCACGAGTTCTCCGGCGGCCAGCGGCAGCGAATCGGGGTGGCCAGAGCTTTGGTGGTGGGGCCGAAGTTGGTTATTTGCGATGAGCCGGTCAGCGCTCTTGATGTTTCAATTCAATCGCAGATTTTGAATTTATTGAAGGATTTGCAGGATGAATTCGGATTGACATACCTGTTTATCGCGCACGACCTGGCTGTTGTAGAGTTCTTTTGTGATATTACGGCGGTTATGTATATGGGCAGGATAGTAGAGCGGGCTTCGGCGGAAGAGCTGTACCGTAATCCCGTACATCCTTATACTCGTGCCCTTATGTCGGCTATTCCGCAGGTCGAGCGGGGCTGGCGCGCTGCAAAAGGCGCATTTGGCGGCGAAGTGCCGAGCGTTTTGAATCCGCCGGCTGGCTGTCCTTTTCACCCGCGATGCCCGTTGGCAGAGGATGTTTGTCTGAAGCAGGCCCCTGCGTTGGAGGAAAAAGGCGAGGGGCATTTTGTTGCTTGCTGGAAATGTTAA